Proteins from a genomic interval of Triticum urartu cultivar G1812 unplaced genomic scaffold, Tu2.1 TuUngrouped_contig_2307, whole genome shotgun sequence:
- the LOC125526912 gene encoding uncharacterized protein LOC125526912: MAAWPRDLWNNWSIQILVLLSLVLQVTLFLFAGIRRRGAHPVLRFLLWLAYQLSDYMATYALGHLSLKGAAREHPIVAFWAPFLLLHLGGPDNITAYSLEDNKLWKRHLLHATLQVLGAVYVLYEHVADERPLLRLASALMFTVGAVKYGEKTWALMRGNLDTIRGSVKKQPPAMHRHFHPRDTVFKKEELDEESLVRRAHSLFHICKRAIVDYPVIEDDAGDGEERTTKMLFQVKLWRLMETELSLMYDMLYTKAPVIHTWFGYSVRIVSPFAIGASLLLFKLVSKHAHRGADVNITYVLYGGALLMETMSLLNALGSSWTFAFLSTTKWRWLRYTALCNERWDQFRRLVAYLHHVVSFGGGSRYRSRRWSRTMGQYNMLHFCTRSGSAFTRPLLGRLSKIVGLGLNEWEHYSWDIEMPSHVKDRITQHMRKMYMDGEGINSLGILRTRWGEEPLLRQGLLQGILKDSLGVEFQECIIIWHLGTDVFLVKSKRAAEEEASLDVEAIKVISNYMMFLLVQQPDMLPGLSQNRLYQRTCENLVNIPSHRRQSMGIRAKLKNLLRLHDDPGSSARVADREELAKILYDEYQSKGFSHDAPRLPYVAKLAKQLLRMEGDGTADSVKLVLDVWTDILFYASNKCSRKAHAEKLSSGGELTTILWLMAEHFYQLYCEKNMKEEKDQLALQGQASASIQAGR, translated from the coding sequence ATGGCTGCTTGGCCGCGGGACCTGTGGAACAATTGGTCCATCCAGATCCTGGTGCTCCTCAGCCTCGTTCTCCAAGTCaccctcttcctcttcgccgggATCCGCCGGCGTGGAGCGCACCCTGTGCTCCGGTTCCTGCTCTGGCTGGCGTACCAGCTGTCCGACTACATGGCGACGTACGCCCTCGGCCACCTCTCCCTCAAGGGCGCGGCCCGCGAGCACCCGATCGTCGCCTTCTGGGCGCCGTTCCTGCTGCTGCACCTCGGAGGCCCCGACAACATCACCGCCTACTCCCTGGAGGACAACAAGCTCTGGAAGCGCCACCTGCTGCACGCCACCCTTCAGGTCCTGGGAGCCGTGTACGTGCTCTACGAGCATGTCGCGGATGAGCGGCCTTTGCTCCGGCTTGCCTCCGCCTTGATGTTCACCGTCGGCGCCGTCAAGTACGGGGAGAAGACATGGGCGCTCATGCGCGGCAACCTCGACACCATCCGAGGCTCCGTCAAGAAGCAGCCGCCCGCCATGCACCGGCATTTCCACCCTCGCGACACAGTGTTCAAGAAGGAAGAGCTGGACGAGGAATCCCTGGTGAGACGAGCTCACTCGCTGTTCCACATCTGCAAGCGCGCCATAGTCGATTATCCAGTGATCGAAGATGATGCGGGGGATGGAGAAGAACGCACCACCAAAATGCTGTTCCAGGTGAAGCTATGGCGGCTGATGGAAACCGAGCTGTCTCTCATGTATGACATGTTGTACACCAAGGCGCCGGTTATCCACACCTGGTTCGGCTACTCGGTACGTATTGTCTCGCCGTTCGCCATTGGTGCCTCGCTCCTCTTGTTTAAGCTCGTCAGCAAGCACGCACACCGCGGAGCTGACGTGAATATCACCTACGTCCTGTATGGTGGAGCCTTGCTCATGGAGACCATGTCGCTGCTGAACGCGCTAGGCTCCTCCTGGACGTTCGCCTTCCTGAGCACCACCAAATGGCGATGGCTTCGGTACACGGCTCTGTGCAACGAGAGGTGGGACCAATTTAGGCGTCTAGTCGCATATCTTCACCATGTCGTGAGTTTTGGAGGAGGAAGCCGGTACAGATCAAGAAGGTGGTCACGTACCATGGGGCAGTACAACATGCTGCACTTCTGCACACGCTCTGGTAGTGCATTCACCAGGCCTCTGCTCGGCAGATTGTCCAAGATAGTGGGGCTGGGACTCAACGAGTGGGAGCATTACTCATGGGACATCGAGATGCCCAGCCATGTCAAGGATCGCATCACCCAACATATGCGCAAAATGTACATGGATGGGGAAGGGATTAACTCGCTGGGCATCCTCAGGACAAGGTGGGGCGAGGAACCACTGCTTCGCCAGGGCTTACTCCAAGGCATACTCAAGGACTCTCTTGGTGTCGAATTCCAGGAGTGCATCATCATCTGGCACCTCGGTACGGACGTCTTCCTCGTCAAGAGCAAGCGGGCGGCCGAGGAGGAGGCGTCGCTCGACGTCGAAGCGATCAAGGTGATCTCCAACTACATGATGTTCCTCCTCGTGCAACAGCCCGACATGCTACCAGGGCTCTCGCAGAATAGGCTGTATCAACGGACCTGCGAAAACCTAGTCAACATTCCTAGCCATAGGCGCCAAAGCATGGGCATCCGTGCTAAGCTCAAGAATCTACTCCGCCTGCACGATGATCCCGGTTCTAGTGCCAGGGTCGCCGACAGAGAGGAGCTTGCAAAGATCCTGTATGATGAGTATCAGAGCAAAGGTTTCAGCCATGATGCTCCTCGTCTCCCCTATGTAGCTAAGCTTGCAAAGCAGCTGCTGAGGATGGAGGGAGATGGCACGGCTGACTCGGTGAAACTTGTCCTTGATGTGTGGACGGACATTCTTTTCTACGCCAGCAACAAATGCAGCAGGAAGGCCCATGCCGAGAAGCTCAGCAGTGGTGGTGAGCTGACGACCATCCTCTGGCTCATGGCAGAACACTTCTACCAACTGTATTGTGAGAAAAACATGAAAGAAGAGAAGGATCAGTTAGCTTTACAAGGACAGGCATCAGCTAGCATTCAGGCAGGGAGATGA